The genome window GGCCGGACCGTTAGTCACTGTGAAATTTATAATAATCCCAAACGGATAGAAGCCACCTTTTGCTTGGTCATTCTCTTTTTTGGTTGTTGAGCAAAAGATGCCCATCAGAATAATTTGATAATAATGTGTTCCTGCTATTATGCAACGCTAGTGATCTGATATGAAGGAGCTCTCAAGCGGCGCCGTATCTTATTTTTGGTTCATTGCCCCGTTTTTTGACGAACTTTACTAGATGGAGCACTTTTTAATGTGTCTCCAAGCAAAACTTTACATGAAGTAGCGGAAATGATAGCCTTATCCGCTGAGTCAGATCTTTTCAAACCAGGCCTCTCATGGCGCAAAAAGTCATACCCGCAGACGCTCAATGTCAAGTTGTTCATTGTGCATTGTACGCTCCTCCTTGGAAAAGGATAAAAGCATCGCACGAACGCAAACATGTCATCGACGGTGAGCAGTTTGGTTTCCTTGGGTTCTCACATTTTATCTCTCCGACTGGGGAACTGATACGAAATAAGGTCGCGGTTAAGCCCGAAAAGACTTAGCGCATAGGGAACTCGTGGATTCTCCTTATCGATTTTATTCTTTTACCTCCAGGCTTTATTATCAGCTCCGTGTTAACAATAGATTTAGAAACAAGATGATCTTTATACGTCACTTCACTTTTTGTTTTCCATTTCTCGGGCGACCGCCCAAATAAAGCCTGCTAATTTACACGCAACAGTTGTTAAGGCTTTCCCGCTCGATTTTCCTTTACTCATCATCCGAAAATATTTGTTGTGTAGCCGGTGTTGGGCTTTCTATGAGATGGCCTGTGCGCCGTTGCCGGTTATTTTAGTTATCGTATTACAAGAAAATATAGTAAGTCTGCCAAGAAGCCGAATCACCGTCAGGGATACGATTAAGGCGGGAAGACATTAATCATTTGGCACAAGCCAAGTGTAGCCTTTACATAAGGAAGAAAACCAGGTTTTCACCGCCGTGTAAAACCTCTATAATGAAGAGCAACAAGTATTTTTTCACTTCCAACTTCCGGAAATGGATGTGACCACCGATGGCTCATCGCGCGTTTCAACTTGACGAAGAGAAGGTTTTCAAAGATCCGATTCATCAGTACATCCACGTGAAAGACACGCTCATTTGGGATTTGATCGGCACGAAGGAGTTTCAGCGCTTGCGGCGTATCCGTCAGCTCGGCACGACGTACGTGACGTTCCATGGTGCCGAACATAGCCGTTTCAGTCATTCGCTCGGCGTTTACGAAATCGTTCGCCGCATCATCGACGTCTTCGACGAGCGGCCGCAATGGGATCCCGAGGAGCGCCTGCTCGCGCTCGCTGCAGCCCTGCTGCACGACGTCGGGCACGGACCCTTTTCGCATACGTTCGAGAAGGTGTTTCATCTTGATCATGAAGAGTGGACGAGGCGCATCATTCTCGGCGATACGGAAATTCACCGCGTTCTGCTTGCGGCCGGAGACGATTTCCCGCAAAAAGTCGCCGACGTGATCGCAAAGACTTACGAAAACAAGCTCGTCGTGAGTCTCATTTCCAGCCAAATTGATGCAGATCGGATGGACTACTTGCTGCGTGACGCGTATTATACGGGCGTGAGCTACGGGCATTTCGACATCGAGCGGATTTGGCGCGTGATGCGGCCGCACGACGACCAAGTCGTCATCAAGCAAAGCGGGATGCACGCGGTCGAGGATTACATCATGAGCCGCTATCAAATGTATTGGCAAGTGTATTTCCATCCAGTGACGCGAAGTGCCGAGGTGATTCTTGGCAAGATTCTCAAGCGCGTCCGGCACTTGCACGAATCGGGGTATGTCTTCAGGGAGACACCGGAAAGAATTTTACCGTTCATTCGCGAGGCGGCGGCGTTGGACGATTATTTAAAATTGGATGAATCGGTCGTCATGTACTATTTTCAAATGTGGCAGGAAGAGGATGACGCGGTGCTGCGGGACTTGTGCGGCCGCTTCATGAATCGGCGCTTGCTGAAATACGTAGAATTCGACCCGCATGCGGAAATGGAAGCTTACATGCACTTACGCGATTGGTTTCGCGAGGCGGGCATCGATCCCGACTATTACCTCGTCGTTGATTCGTCGAGCGATTTGCCGTACGACTTTTACCGGCCGGGCGAAGAAGGTGAACGTTTGCCGATTCATTTGCTTACGGCTTCCGGAGAATTACGCGAGCTGTCGCGCGAGTCGGACGTTGTCGAGGCGATTTCCGGAAAAAAAAGAACCGACCATAAATTGTATTTTCCTGAAGATTTGCTTGCCGGCTTGCCGGAATCTACGGTTAAATTGAACATTTTGCATACATTGAGGGGGACTTAGATTGCTGGAGGACCACGCGAAGCTGCTGGAGGTCTTGCACCATGCCCGTGACGGCATTGGACGAAGAAAACTGCAGAAAATCTTGTACGTGTTAAAAAAACTGCATTTTCCGTTTCACGAACAATTTCACTTCCAATTTTACGGGCCGTACTCCG of Bacillales bacterium contains these proteins:
- a CDS encoding HD domain-containing protein translates to MAHRAFQLDEEKVFKDPIHQYIHVKDTLIWDLIGTKEFQRLRRIRQLGTTYVTFHGAEHSRFSHSLGVYEIVRRIIDVFDERPQWDPEERLLALAAALLHDVGHGPFSHTFEKVFHLDHEEWTRRIILGDTEIHRVLLAAGDDFPQKVADVIAKTYENKLVVSLISSQIDADRMDYLLRDAYYTGVSYGHFDIERIWRVMRPHDDQVVIKQSGMHAVEDYIMSRYQMYWQVYFHPVTRSAEVILGKILKRVRHLHESGYVFRETPERILPFIREAAALDDYLKLDESVVMYYFQMWQEEDDAVLRDLCGRFMNRRLLKYVEFDPHAEMEAYMHLRDWFREAGIDPDYYLVVDSSSDLPYDFYRPGEEGERLPIHLLTASGELRELSRESDVVEAISGKKRTDHKLYFPEDLLAGLPESTVKLNILHTLRGT